The Acidobacteriota bacterium DNA segment GGGAGACCTTGATTCCCCAGGCGTCGGTCTGTTTGTCCAGGATCGCCTGCAACTTCATGTTGAGGGTCTCCCGTTGGCTGAGCAGGTCGTCCAGCACTACCTCCCCCAGAACGGAACGCAGGGTGGTCTGGGAGAGTTGGGAGGTGGCGTAGAGATAGTTCTCGACCTCGACCACCGACCTGATGGCGTTGAGCACTCGGAAGTAGACCACGGCATTGACCTTCACCGAGACATTGTCGCTGGTAATGATGTCCTGGGTGGGTACGTCCAGAGCCACGGTTCGCAGGGATACCCGAACCATGCGATCGATGGGCCAGAAGACGAAGATCAGGCCGGGCCCCTTGGGTTTCGGCAGCAGGCGCCCCAGTCTGAAGATGACGCCTCGTTCATACTCCCTCAGGACATTGATCGAGTTGATCAACCACAGGACAACCACCAGAATGAAGAAAACGGTGACGGGATTGACGCCCCACATGAGTCCCCCTCGGGTTCAAAACCATGATTGGCTCCAGTGTATATCAATCGATCTCGAAAGGCGAAGGGATTGCAGGCGAGGACTTCCGGCCGGGCCGGGGCTGAATCTCTCCAGGCCAGGGACGGAGGAGGGATTCGCGCGGGCCCTCGGCAGGGCCAGCCGGGATGCCGGCCAGACCGACGGGGAGCGGTAGATCCGTGCGAGGAAAATTCTTTGTGTCCCCATACTTTGCAAACCGTGGAAGAGGGTTTGCATCCCTATGATCGAATGGCCGATTCATGAAAGGAGGAGTCTCCATGACTGAAACAAATTCAAGCGTGTTCGACATGGCTATGGAGCAGTTCGAGGCGGCGGCCGATCTCCTGCAACTGGACGACGACGTCAGGAACAAGATCAAGTACCCGGAACGCTGCCTGATCGTCTCCGTGCCCATCCGGCTGGACGATGGCCGCATCCAGCGTTTCGAGGGCTATCGGGTGCAGCACAGCACGGCCAGAGGGCCTGCCAAGGGAGGCCTTCGCTATCATCCCAGGGTGAACCTGGACGAGGTGAAGGCGCTGGCGACCTGGATGACCTGGAAATCGGCGATCGTGGGCATCCCCTTCGGCGGCGGCAAGGGCGGGGTCTGCTGCAACCCCAAGAACATGAGTAGTGGAGAGCTGGAACGGCTGACCCGAAGGTTCACCAACGAGATCCTTCCCTTTATCGGTCCCGAAAAGGATATCCCGGCGCCGGATGCCTACACCAATCCCCAAGTGATGGCCTGGATCATGGACACCTACAGCATGAACAAGGGCTACTGCGTTCCGGGCGTGGTCACCGGAAAACCCCTGGAGTTGGGAGGATCCATGGGTCGCATCGAGGCTACCGGCCGCGGCGTGTTCTTCACCATCGGGTGCGCCGCGGAGCACCTCGGGTTGAAGCTGGACGCGCTCAAGGTGTGCGTTCAGGGGTTTGGAAACGCCGGTTCGGTGGTCGCCCGTCTTCTGGACGAAGCCGGGGCCAAGGTGATTGCGGTCAGCGATTCTCAGGGGTGTGTCTACAACTCGAACGGACTGCCGCCCGGCAAGCTCATCGACTACAAGAATCGGACCGGAAGTGTTTCGGGTTTCCCGGAATCGGAGCCGATGCCGGCCGAGGATTTGCTCCATTGTCCCTGTGACGTTCTGATTCCGGCGGCGCTGGAAGACGCCATCACCGAGGACAACGCCGCCGGGATCCGGGCTCGGATCGTGGCCGAGGCAGCCAACGGCCCCACCACCCCGGCCGCCGACAGGATCCTGCAGGCCAAGGAGGTGTTCCTGATTCCGGACATCCTGTGTAACGCCGGAGGAGTCACGGTCTCCTATCTGGAGTGGGTGCAATCCATTCAACACCTCTTCTGGGAGGAGGCTGACGTCTTCAAGAGGCTGCAAACCATCATGAGGCACAGCTTCAAGTCGGTTCTGGACCTCTCCGTCGACAAGAGAGTCCCCATGCGGACGGCAGCCAGCATGGTCGGTATCGAGCGAGTGGCCAGGGCGACCCGGCTGAGGGGCCTCTATCCCTGATTTGACCCTCGGAAGTTTTCGGTCAATAGTGGGGCATGCCGGTGAGCCCGACTGGCTGGGGCTCCGCATCCTGTCTTCGAAAGGATGGTTTCCAAAATGTCCCGGGACGACTCTCGGCCCCTGCCGGCCGGCAAGCTGCCCAACGAGCTGCTGGATCGATTTCTTGGAGCACTGGATTGTCGGGATCCATCCGTGCTGGTAGGTCCGCGGGTGGGGGAGGACGTGGCCGCCGTCAGCTTGGCCGGAGAAGACACGCTGGTGCTCAAGTCCGATCCCATCACCTTTGCCACCGACGCCGTCGGCTACTATGCCATGGTGGTCAACGCCAACGACCTGGTCACCTGCGGCGCCAGGCCTCGCTGGATGCTGGCCACTCTGCTGTTCCCGCCGGGGACGTCACCGGGCCGAGTCCGCCAGGTCATGGTCGAACTGCAGCAGGCGGCCTCCCGGTTCGGGGTGAGCCTGTGCGGCGGCCATACCGAGATTACCGACGCGGTCACCCGACCCGTGGTCGTGGGACAGTTGGCCGGTACGGTTTCACGGTCTCGGTTCATCGACAAGCGCAAGATGCGTGCCGGGGACCAAATCCTTTTTACCAAGGGTGTAGCAGTGGAGGGGACAGCCCTGATTGCCCGTGAG contains these protein-coding regions:
- a CDS encoding slipin family protein encodes the protein MWGVNPVTVFFILVVVLWLINSINVLREYERGVIFRLGRLLPKPKGPGLIFVFWPIDRMVRVSLRTVALDVPTQDIITSDNVSVKVNAVVYFRVLNAIRSVVEVENYLYATSQLSQTTLRSVLGEVVLDDLLSQRETLNMKLQAILDKQTDAWGIKVSLVEVKAVDLPQEMQRAMAKQAEAEREKRAKIIHADGEFQAAAKLADAAQVVSRQPVALQLRYLQTLTEIGVEKNNTLVFPLPLNLIDAIMSLKKES
- a CDS encoding AIR synthase related protein — translated: MSRDDSRPLPAGKLPNELLDRFLGALDCRDPSVLVGPRVGEDVAAVSLAGEDTLVLKSDPITFATDAVGYYAMVVNANDLVTCGARPRWMLATLLFPPGTSPGRVRQVMVELQQAASRFGVSLCGGHTEITDAVTRPVVVGQLAGTVSRSRFIDKRKMRAGDQILFTKGVAVEGTALIAREFAPRLLELGLGREEVEQCRRFLTEPGISILPEAEIAAGCKEVRALHDVTEGGVATALEELAAAGGHRIRVYPDRIPVFGSTTRICKLLDLNPLGLIGSGSLLIACGPEACRSLSDSLDEAGIPVACIGQVLEEGSGVEALEREGGGPAPWPAFENDEIARLFTR
- a CDS encoding Glu/Leu/Phe/Val dehydrogenase, with protein sequence MTETNSSVFDMAMEQFEAAADLLQLDDDVRNKIKYPERCLIVSVPIRLDDGRIQRFEGYRVQHSTARGPAKGGLRYHPRVNLDEVKALATWMTWKSAIVGIPFGGGKGGVCCNPKNMSSGELERLTRRFTNEILPFIGPEKDIPAPDAYTNPQVMAWIMDTYSMNKGYCVPGVVTGKPLELGGSMGRIEATGRGVFFTIGCAAEHLGLKLDALKVCVQGFGNAGSVVARLLDEAGAKVIAVSDSQGCVYNSNGLPPGKLIDYKNRTGSVSGFPESEPMPAEDLLHCPCDVLIPAALEDAITEDNAAGIRARIVAEAANGPTTPAADRILQAKEVFLIPDILCNAGGVTVSYLEWVQSIQHLFWEEADVFKRLQTIMRHSFKSVLDLSVDKRVPMRTAASMVGIERVARATRLRGLYP